A portion of the Celeribacter baekdonensis genome contains these proteins:
- a CDS encoding microcin C ABC transporter permease YejB — protein sequence MGAYILRRILLIIPTLLGIMILNFALTQFVPGGPVEQVLANMRGEGDAFASFTGGQGDAGQNMDVLDGNGYESEYAGARGLPPEFIQDLERQFGLDKPPLERFLSMMWSYMRFDFGESYFKSEKVLDLVWDKLPVSITLGLWATLISYLISIPLGIRKAVRDGSSFDTWTSGIIIAAYAIPGFLFAIMLLVLFAGGSYWQIFPLRGLTSPNWSEMTLVGKALDYLWHIALPVLASVVSSFATLTLLTKNSFLDEIRKQYVVTAKAKGLSESRVLYGHVFRNAMLIVIAGFPGLFLGVFFGGSVIIETLFSLDGLGRLGYQAALERDYPVIFGTLFFFGLIGLLIGILSDLMYVFVDPRIDFEKRDT from the coding sequence ATGGGAGCCTATATTTTAAGGCGCATTTTGTTGATCATTCCGACCCTTCTGGGCATCATGATCCTCAATTTCGCGCTCACCCAATTCGTGCCCGGTGGCCCTGTCGAACAGGTCCTGGCCAATATGCGTGGCGAAGGCGATGCCTTTGCCTCCTTTACCGGCGGTCAGGGCGATGCGGGCCAAAACATGGATGTGCTCGACGGCAATGGCTATGAAAGCGAATATGCCGGGGCACGCGGTCTTCCGCCCGAGTTCATTCAGGATCTGGAACGTCAATTCGGTCTTGATAAGCCGCCTTTGGAACGCTTCCTCTCGATGATGTGGAGCTACATGCGGTTTGATTTTGGTGAGAGCTATTTCAAATCCGAGAAGGTGCTTGATCTGGTCTGGGACAAGCTGCCTGTGTCGATCACCCTTGGGCTTTGGGCGACGTTGATTTCCTATTTGATCTCGATCCCTTTGGGCATTCGCAAGGCCGTGCGTGATGGATCAAGCTTTGACACATGGACCTCGGGCATCATCATCGCCGCCTATGCGATCCCCGGATTTCTCTTTGCGATCATGCTCTTGGTGCTGTTTGCGGGCGGGTCTTATTGGCAAATCTTCCCCCTGCGCGGTCTGACCTCGCCGAATTGGAGTGAGATGACGCTGGTTGGCAAGGCGTTGGACTACCTGTGGCACATTGCTCTGCCGGTGCTGGCCTCGGTGGTTTCGTCCTTTGCCACGCTTACGCTGTTGACCAAAAACTCCTTTCTCGATGAAATCCGTAAACAATATGTGGTCACCGCCAAGGCCAAGGGTCTGTCTGAGTCCCGCGTCCTCTACGGCCATGTGTTCCGCAATGCGATGTTGATCGTGATCGCGGGCTTTCCGGGGTTGTTTTTGGGCGTGTTCTTTGGCGGGTCGGTTATCATCGAAACGCTGTTCTCGCTCGATGGTTTGGGGCGTTTGGGCTACCAAGCTGCGCTTGAACGTGACTATCCGGTGATCTTTGGCACGTTGTTTTTCTTTGGCCTCATCGGCCTGTTGATCGGCATCCTCTCCGACCTGATGTATGTCTTTGTCGATCCGCGTATCGACTTTGAAAAGAGGGACACATGA
- a CDS encoding ABC transporter permease, with the protein MTLSPLNQRRWRNFRANRRAFWSLILFSILFGLSLFAEFLANDKPILVQYRGNYYMPIFNFYPETEFGGDFRTEAVYRYAEVQCLVKTGGMVDCFDDPDALIEDAKDGVINGDKIEKGWMLWPPIRYSFNTQVEGPGAAPSPPTSQNWLGTDDTKRDVVARVIYGFRLSVFFTLIVSVLSSFVGIIAGALQGFFGGRTDLIFQRILEIWGAMPSLYVIIILFAILGRSFWLLVMVTILFGWTALVGVVRAEFLRARNFEYIRAARALGVSNGTIMFRHMLPNAMVATLTMLPFIVTGNIGTLASLDFLGFGLPSSYPSLGEMTLQAKQNLQAPWLGFTAFFTYAIMLSLLVFIFEGVRDAFDPRKTFR; encoded by the coding sequence ATGACACTTTCCCCCCTCAACCAACGCCGCTGGCGCAACTTCCGTGCCAACCGCCGCGCGTTTTGGTCGCTGATCCTGTTCTCGATCCTGTTCGGCCTGTCGCTCTTTGCCGAGTTTCTGGCCAATGACAAACCGATCCTCGTGCAATACCGCGGCAACTATTACATGCCGATTTTCAATTTCTACCCGGAAACCGAATTTGGCGGCGATTTCAGAACCGAGGCCGTCTATCGCTATGCCGAGGTGCAATGTTTGGTCAAAACTGGCGGTATGGTGGACTGTTTCGACGATCCTGACGCCCTGATCGAAGATGCCAAGGACGGCGTCATCAACGGGGACAAGATCGAGAAAGGCTGGATGCTCTGGCCGCCGATCCGCTATTCGTTCAACACCCAAGTTGAGGGGCCGGGGGCCGCGCCCTCGCCGCCGACCTCACAAAACTGGCTGGGCACGGATGACACCAAGCGCGATGTTGTCGCACGGGTGATTTACGGCTTCCGCCTGTCGGTGTTCTTCACCTTGATCGTCTCGGTGCTTTCGTCTTTCGTGGGTATCATCGCAGGCGCGCTTCAGGGGTTTTTTGGCGGCCGTACCGACCTGATTTTTCAACGGATTTTGGAGATTTGGGGTGCGATGCCGTCGCTCTATGTGATCATCATCCTGTTTGCTATTTTGGGGCGAAGTTTCTGGCTTTTGGTCATGGTCACCATCCTGTTTGGCTGGACCGCCTTGGTCGGCGTGGTGCGGGCCGAATTCCTGCGGGCGCGCAATTTCGAATATATCCGTGCCGCCCGCGCGCTCGGCGTCTCCAACGGCACCATCATGTTCCGCCACATGTTGCCCAACGCCATGGTTGCCACTTTGACAATGCTGCCCTTTATTGTGACGGGCAACATTGGCACGCTGGCGTCGCTCGATTTTCTCGGCTTCGGCTTGCCCTCGTCCTATCCCTCATTGGGCGAAATGACGCTTCAGGCCAAACAGAACCTTCAGGCGCCTTGGCTGGGCTTCACCGCCTTTTTCACCTACGCCATCATGCTTTCGCTGCTTGTCTTTATCTTTGAAGGCGTGCGCGATGCTTTTGACCCGAGAAAGACCTTTCGATGA
- a CDS encoding ABC transporter ATP-binding protein, with translation MSLLRYTDLRVGFRQDGGTVEAVKGVSFTVEKGETVALVGESGSGKSVTALSSVNLLPDTAEITGSITYQGQELVGTPEKELRKLRGNDISFIFQEPMTSLNPLHTLEKQLSEVLLIHHGMTGTAARTRVIELLEQVGIHDPESRLKDYPHQLSGGQRQRVMIAMALANDPELLIADEPTTALDVTIQAQILELLRELKDRLGMSMLFITHDLNIVRKIADRVCVMKDGEIVETGPTAVIFDNPQHPYTQMLLAAAATGRPDPVPEDSDVVAEAENLRIWFPVQRGFLRKTAGYVKAVNAATFSVREGETLGIVGESGSGKTTLALALMRLISSQGTVVILGQNIQGWSNRQLRPLRADMQIVFQDPFGSLSPRMTVAQIIAEGLSVHKVEGYASNEAAVIDIMREVGLDPETRHRYPHEFSGGQRQRIAIARAMILRPRLLVLDEPTSALDMTVQVQIVELLRKLQVTHKLAYLFISHDLRVVRALSHKVMVMKRGDVVEAGDADAIFDAPKEAYTRALVAAAFDLKVEEGAGL, from the coding sequence ATGAGCCTTTTGCGCTACACAGATCTCCGCGTTGGCTTCCGTCAGGATGGCGGCACGGTCGAGGCCGTCAAGGGCGTGTCTTTTACCGTTGAAAAGGGCGAAACTGTCGCGCTTGTGGGGGAATCCGGTTCCGGCAAATCGGTCACAGCGCTCTCAAGCGTGAACCTTTTGCCCGACACGGCCGAGATCACGGGGTCGATTACCTATCAGGGTCAAGAGCTTGTCGGCACGCCCGAAAAGGAATTGCGCAAACTGCGTGGCAATGACATCAGCTTTATCTTCCAAGAGCCGATGACCTCGCTCAACCCGTTGCATACGCTGGAAAAACAGCTTTCTGAGGTGCTTTTGATCCATCACGGCATGACCGGCACTGCGGCACGCACTCGGGTGATTGAGCTGTTGGAACAGGTTGGCATCCACGACCCGGAAAGCCGTCTCAAAGATTATCCGCACCAACTGTCGGGCGGCCAACGTCAGCGCGTGATGATCGCAATGGCTCTGGCCAATGATCCTGAACTTTTGATCGCGGACGAGCCGACCACGGCGCTTGATGTGACCATTCAGGCGCAGATTTTGGAGCTGTTGCGCGAGCTCAAAGATCGACTTGGTATGTCGATGCTGTTCATCACCCATGATCTCAACATCGTGCGCAAAATCGCTGATCGGGTCTGTGTGATGAAAGACGGAGAGATTGTCGAAACCGGCCCGACGGCGGTGATTTTCGACAACCCGCAACACCCCTATACCCAAATGCTTTTGGCCGCTGCCGCCACGGGCCGCCCGGACCCGGTGCCCGAAGACTCCGACGTCGTGGCAGAGGCCGAAAACCTGCGCATCTGGTTCCCGGTACAGCGCGGTTTCCTGCGCAAAACGGCGGGCTATGTCAAAGCGGTCAATGCCGCGACATTCTCGGTGCGCGAAGGCGAAACCTTGGGCATCGTGGGCGAATCGGGTTCCGGCAAAACCACGCTGGCGCTGGCGCTGATGCGGCTGATTTCCTCACAGGGGACCGTGGTGATTTTGGGGCAGAACATTCAAGGTTGGTCCAACCGCCAGTTGCGGCCACTGCGCGCCGATATGCAGATCGTGTTCCAAGACCCGTTCGGGTCGCTCTCTCCGCGCATGACTGTGGCACAAATCATCGCCGAGGGGCTGAGCGTGCATAAGGTCGAGGGCTATGCCTCCAATGAGGCGGCGGTGATCGACATCATGCGTGAAGTTGGGCTCGATCCCGAGACCCGCCATCGCTATCCGCACGAGTTTTCCGGCGGTCAACGCCAACGTATTGCCATTGCCCGCGCGATGATTCTACGGCCACGGCTTTTGGTCTTGGACGAACCGACTTCGGCACTGGATATGACGGTTCAGGTGCAGATCGTTGAGCTTTTGCGCAAGCTGCAAGTCACGCATAAACTGGCCTATCTGTTCATCTCTCACGACCTGCGCGTTGTGCGGGCGCTGAGCCATAAAGTGATGGTGATGAAGCGCGGTGATGTGGTTGAGGCGGGCGATGCCGATGCGATTTTCGACGCGCCGAAAGAGGCCTACACCCGTGCCTTGGTGGCCGCGGCGTTTGACCTAAAAGTAGAAGAGGGCGCAGGGCTCTAA
- the clpS gene encoding ATP-dependent Clp protease adapter ClpS, producing MSDKDDRFDDGDVDLALKTKPKTKRPPLYKVMLLNDDYTPMEFVVLVLERFFGIGHGHATEIMLTVHKKGLAVVGVFPFEIAETKVQQVMDFARRHQHPLQCTMEKE from the coding sequence ATGTCCGACAAAGACGACCGTTTCGACGACGGCGATGTCGATCTTGCGCTTAAAACCAAGCCAAAAACCAAACGCCCGCCTTTGTATAAGGTGATGCTTTTGAACGATGATTACACGCCGATGGAATTTGTCGTTCTGGTGCTGGAGCGCTTTTTTGGCATCGGTCATGGTCATGCGACCGAGATCATGCTGACCGTGCATAAAAAGGGCTTGGCCGTCGTCGGGGTCTTTCCGTTCGAGATTGCCGAAACCAAAGTGCAGCAGGTGATGGATTTCGCCCGCCGCCATCAACATCCGCTGCAATGCACGATGGAAAAGGAATAG
- a CDS encoding class I SAM-dependent methyltransferase has translation MISSRLPLLLEGHDLSGHDLSDTAPARVVVYRPTHDADLSDLAGTSLQIVQGFKPDFDAFTARGFEARVEAEGTFDLAVVAVPRSKAEARALIADAAARSTRVIVDGQKTDGIDSLLKDVRKRVEVAQIVSKAHGKAFAFSGGDFSDWVDPGALRLIDGFTTRLGVFSVDRMDKASQALLAALPDKLPSKIADLGAGWGYLSRHILDHPGVKRLHVVEAEAAALACARENVTDPRAEFHWQDATKFTPPTKLDAVIMNPPFHTSRAADPGLGQAFIRAAAGMLSPQGQLWLVANRQLPYEATLAEMFGTCQQIADTGGFKVLHAAKPLRRGGKTA, from the coding sequence ATGATATCTTCCCGCCTCCCTCTTCTGCTCGAAGGCCACGATCTGTCTGGTCACGATCTATCTGACACGGCGCCTGCACGCGTTGTGGTCTATCGCCCTACGCATGATGCCGACCTGTCCGATCTCGCGGGCACATCTCTTCAGATCGTTCAGGGGTTTAAGCCCGATTTCGATGCGTTCACAGCGCGCGGGTTTGAGGCCCGTGTTGAGGCTGAGGGTACATTTGATTTGGCTGTTGTGGCTGTGCCGCGGTCCAAAGCGGAGGCGCGGGCGTTGATTGCTGATGCCGCTGCGCGGTCGACGCGTGTGATCGTGGATGGGCAAAAGACCGATGGCATCGACAGCCTGTTGAAAGATGTGCGCAAACGGGTTGAGGTGGCGCAGATCGTCTCCAAAGCCCATGGCAAGGCTTTCGCCTTTTCCGGCGGCGATTTCAGCGATTGGGTTGACCCCGGTGCGCTGCGGCTGATCGACGGGTTCACCACGCGACTTGGCGTCTTTTCGGTGGATCGCATGGACAAAGCCTCGCAGGCCTTGCTGGCCGCGTTGCCTGACAAGTTGCCATCGAAAATCGCCGATCTCGGGGCTGGATGGGGCTATCTCTCCCGTCACATTTTAGACCATCCCGGAGTGAAACGTCTGCATGTGGTCGAGGCAGAGGCCGCCGCGCTGGCCTGTGCGCGCGAAAATGTCACCGATCCGCGTGCGGAGTTTCATTGGCAGGATGCGACCAAATTCACCCCGCCCACCAAACTCGATGCGGTGATCATGAACCCGCCGTTTCACACCTCACGTGCGGCAGATCCTGGGCTGGGTCAGGCCTTTATTCGGGCTGCCGCCGGGATGCTGTCGCCTCAGGGCCAGCTTTGGCTGGTGGCCAATCGGCAATTGCCCTATGAGGCGACGCTTGCCGAGATGTTTGGCACATGCCAACAGATTGCCGATACGGGCGGGTTTAAGGTGCTTCACGCCGCAAAACCGCTTCGCAGGGGCGGCAAAACCGCTTAA
- a CDS encoding SDR family NAD(P)-dependent oxidoreductase, translating into MSFSIEGKTAIVTGAANGVGLAIVRHFVSQGARVMCADIDESSLIEQYGEAAHQDEPHIAYFAGDLREKLTIANLLSATIDAFEGVDILINASRQVAMSDPLCVEEDNVAHLIEQNLMTSLRLTQQVAKWMIKRSEKSSEDEGIVGSIVNLSSIAARRSQPELLAFSVSSAAVDQLTRSMAVALAPNRIRVNAVAFGSVMSASLQGMLAENPDYRNEIIAKTPLGRVAQAAEIAETVQYLVSEASGFMTGQILTLDGGRTLVDPVHAPTH; encoded by the coding sequence ATGAGCTTTTCGATTGAAGGCAAGACCGCCATCGTGACCGGTGCGGCCAATGGCGTCGGTTTGGCGATTGTACGACATTTCGTATCCCAAGGTGCGCGGGTCATGTGCGCGGATATCGACGAATCCAGTCTGATTGAACAATACGGGGAGGCCGCCCATCAGGACGAGCCTCATATCGCCTATTTCGCCGGTGATCTGCGCGAAAAATTGACCATCGCCAACCTCTTGTCCGCCACGATTGATGCCTTTGAAGGTGTCGACATCCTGATCAACGCCTCGCGTCAGGTGGCGATGAGTGATCCTTTGTGTGTTGAAGAAGACAATGTCGCCCATTTGATTGAACAAAACCTGATGACCTCGCTGAGATTGACGCAGCAAGTGGCGAAATGGATGATCAAACGCTCCGAAAAAAGCAGCGAAGACGAGGGCATCGTCGGCTCGATCGTGAACCTCTCTTCAATTGCCGCGCGTCGTTCGCAACCGGAATTGTTGGCCTTTTCAGTCTCTTCCGCCGCCGTTGATCAACTCACGCGCTCTATGGCGGTGGCTTTGGCGCCGAACCGCATTCGGGTCAATGCCGTGGCGTTTGGCTCGGTGATGAGCGCAAGCCTCCAGGGGATGTTGGCGGAAAACCCCGATTACCGAAATGAGATCATCGCGAAGACGCCGCTGGGCCGGGTCGCACAGGCCGCAGAGATTGCCGAGACTGTGCAATATTTGGTGTCTGAGGCCTCCGGGTTTATGACCGGGCAAATCCTGACTTTGGATGGCGGGCGCACTCTGGTTGATCCGGTGCACGCGCCCACTCATTAA
- the hemF gene encoding oxygen-dependent coproporphyrinogen oxidase encodes MSPEMIDEKSRASLWFRDLRNQIVTAFEALEDSQTTGPFADLSAGRFEVTETKRSSDDGSDAGGGVMSVMRGGRVFEKVGVNISTVYGELGERAQMAMAARKGIPGMKDDPRFWAAGISLVAHMQNPHTPAVHMNTRMFWTPHAWWFGGGSDLNPCIEYAEDTEAFHAVQKHHCDRHDPNYYPRFKDWADEYFYVPHRGRARGVGGIFFDDHNTGDWEADFAFTQDVGRAFLPAFLGATEKRRDTPWTEADKDTQLVHRGLYAEYNLVYDRGTKFGLETGHDANAVLMSLPPMAKWV; translated from the coding sequence ATGAGCCCAGAGATGATTGACGAAAAATCCCGCGCCTCCCTTTGGTTTCGAGATTTGCGCAATCAGATTGTCACCGCGTTCGAGGCGCTCGAAGACAGCCAAACCACAGGCCCTTTTGCCGATTTGTCCGCCGGGCGCTTTGAGGTCACGGAGACCAAGCGCAGCTCGGATGACGGTTCTGACGCGGGCGGCGGGGTGATGTCCGTGATGCGCGGCGGTCGGGTGTTTGAAAAGGTCGGCGTCAATATTTCCACTGTTTACGGTGAGTTGGGCGAGCGGGCGCAAATGGCCATGGCCGCGCGTAAAGGCATTCCGGGGATGAAAGACGATCCGCGGTTTTGGGCGGCGGGGATTTCGCTTGTCGCGCATATGCAGAACCCGCACACGCCCGCCGTTCACATGAACACGCGGATGTTTTGGACGCCGCATGCGTGGTGGTTTGGCGGCGGATCGGATTTGAACCCCTGTATCGAATATGCCGAGGACACGGAGGCGTTTCACGCGGTGCAAAAGCATCACTGTGATCGCCATGACCCGAACTATTATCCGCGCTTCAAAGACTGGGCGGATGAGTATTTTTATGTCCCGCATCGCGGTCGGGCGCGTGGCGTAGGCGGTATCTTTTTTGACGATCACAACACGGGCGATTGGGAGGCAGATTTTGCCTTTACCCAAGATGTGGGTCGCGCGTTTTTGCCCGCCTTCTTAGGCGCGACAGAAAAGCGCCGCGATACGCCGTGGACCGAGGCCGACAAAGACACGCAACTGGTTCATCGCGGCCTCTATGCCGAATATAACCTCGTCTATGATCGTGGCACCAAGTTTGGTTTGGAAACCGGCCATGACGCCAATGCCGTGTTGATGTCCCTACCGCCGATGGCGAAATGGGTCTGA
- the hemE gene encoding uroporphyrinogen decarboxylase, with product MSEKTILKALKGETQKVPPIWMMRQAGRYLPEYRATRAQAGDFLSLCYNPELAAEVTLQPIRRFGFDAAILFADILLLPQALGADLWFVTGEGPRLSTITSEADFTPMKGKDDIHEVLAPVYETVKILSRELPKETTLIGFAGAPWTVATYMIAGRGTPDQGPAHALREGNNDLFEKIIDLLTVSTIEYLDMQIQAGAEVVKIFDSWAGSLKGEAFEKYAVEPARRITSELKKRHPGIPVIGFPREAGDGYIGFHAKTGVDCVALDNSVTPEWGAEHVQKDGCVQGNLASSHMVTGGQGLIDEVRHVRDAFSKGPHIFNLGHGITPDADPDNVSLMIETLRENV from the coding sequence ATGTCCGAAAAAACGATCCTCAAAGCGCTCAAAGGCGAGACGCAAAAGGTTCCGCCGATTTGGATGATGCGGCAAGCTGGTCGCTACCTGCCGGAATACCGCGCCACGCGCGCTCAGGCCGGAGATTTCCTCAGCCTGTGTTACAACCCGGAACTGGCCGCCGAAGTGACGCTGCAACCAATCCGTCGGTTTGGCTTTGACGCAGCGATCCTGTTTGCCGATATTTTGCTTTTGCCTCAGGCTTTGGGCGCCGATCTTTGGTTTGTCACCGGCGAAGGCCCGCGCCTGTCGACCATCACCTCAGAGGCGGATTTTACGCCGATGAAGGGCAAGGATGACATTCACGAAGTGCTTGCTCCGGTCTACGAGACGGTCAAAATCCTCTCGCGTGAGCTGCCGAAAGAGACCACGTTGATCGGCTTTGCTGGCGCGCCGTGGACGGTTGCGACCTATATGATTGCCGGGCGCGGCACCCCGGACCAAGGCCCGGCCCATGCCCTGCGTGAGGGCAATAACGACCTCTTTGAAAAGATCATCGACCTGTTGACCGTCAGCACGATCGAATATCTCGACATGCAAATCCAAGCCGGTGCCGAAGTCGTCAAGATTTTCGACAGCTGGGCCGGGAGCCTCAAAGGCGAGGCGTTTGAAAAATATGCCGTCGAGCCCGCACGCCGGATCACCTCCGAGTTGAAAAAGCGCCATCCGGGCATTCCGGTCATCGGTTTTCCGCGCGAAGCGGGCGACGGTTACATCGGCTTTCATGCCAAAACCGGGGTCGATTGCGTCGCCTTGGACAATTCTGTCACACCCGAATGGGGCGCAGAACATGTGCAAAAAGACGGCTGCGTTCAGGGCAATCTGGCCTCAAGCCATATGGTCACAGGTGGCCAAGGCTTGATCGACGAGGTGCGTCATGTCCGCGATGCGTTTTCCAAAGGCCCGCATATCTTCAACCTCGGTCACGGCATCACACCGGATGCAGATCCTGACAACGTGTCCCTGATGATCGAGACGCTTCGGGAAAACGTCTGA
- the hemC gene encoding hydroxymethylbilane synthase, with translation MTRTLPTPAQPLKIGTRGSPLALAQAHETRARLMAAFDLPLEAFQIVSISTRGDRVQDRALRELGGKGLFSKEIEDRLLNGEVDIAVHSTKDMSVEQPEGLVLDTYLPRENPFDAFITLDGRALADLPQGATVGSSSLRRKAQLLNKRPDLQVIEFRGSVQTRLQKLKDGVADATFLALAGLNRLGFEDVPRVPVTAEEMLPAVAQGAISIERRAADHHIADMLAAIHHAPTGQALACERAFLAKLDGSCQTPIAGLAQIDGGILRLRGEILRSDGSESLSDDVSGAITDGPEMAIEMATKLLEQAGEGFFDWK, from the coding sequence ATGACACGCACACTCCCGACCCCCGCTCAACCGCTGAAAATTGGCACCCGTGGTTCCCCGCTTGCGCTGGCGCAGGCCCATGAGACGCGCGCGCGTCTTATGGCCGCGTTTGATCTGCCGCTTGAGGCGTTTCAGATCGTGTCCATTTCGACCCGCGGTGATCGGGTCCAAGACCGCGCCCTGCGCGAGTTGGGTGGTAAAGGGTTATTTTCAAAAGAGATCGAAGATCGGCTTTTGAATGGCGAAGTCGATATTGCCGTACATTCGACCAAAGATATGTCGGTGGAACAGCCCGAAGGCCTGGTGCTTGATACCTATCTGCCGCGCGAAAACCCCTTTGACGCCTTCATCACGCTGGATGGGCGCGCGCTTGCGGATTTGCCTCAGGGCGCGACTGTCGGCTCGTCGTCGCTGCGTCGCAAAGCACAATTGTTGAACAAACGCCCTGATCTTCAGGTCATCGAATTTCGCGGCTCGGTGCAAACCCGGTTGCAAAAACTCAAAGACGGCGTGGCGGATGCGACGTTTTTGGCGCTCGCGGGGCTCAATCGTCTGGGCTTTGAGGATGTACCGCGCGTGCCCGTGACCGCCGAAGAGATGCTGCCCGCCGTTGCCCAAGGCGCGATTTCGATTGAGCGCCGTGCCGCGGATCATCATATCGCCGACATGCTTGCCGCCATTCATCACGCGCCCACAGGACAGGCTTTGGCCTGTGAACGGGCGTTTTTGGCCAAGCTTGACGGTTCCTGCCAAACGCCGATTGCCGGGCTGGCGCAGATTGACGGCGGTATCTTACGCCTACGCGGGGAAATCCTGCGTAGCGATGGTTCCGAATCTCTCAGCGATGATGTCTCTGGTGCGATTACGGACGGTCCAGAGATGGCCATTGAGATGGCCACCAAACTGCTTGAGCAAGCGGGTGAGGGGTTTTTCGACTGGAAATAA
- a CDS encoding FAD-binding oxidoreductase gives MDLIERLRAITPHVLTGPDALPYGRDWVGKYVTTPLAVVRPNTTAEVSAIMALAHDTATPVVPMGGNTGLTGATAAEGALVLSLERMNRIRDIRPEARIAVVEAGVILQELHIAAEAQGLSYPMTFGAKGSARIGGTLATNAGGSNVLRYGNTRDLCLGLEVVLADGRVLDLMSELHKDNSGYDLRDLMIGAEGTLGVITAAVLKLTPLPQAYATAMVTVPSLPDALQLLNRLQEHTGGMVEAFEYMPRDYMARLAQFRADLMPPLGHDVDHTIFLEIASTVPRDCTVDDTGQVPLVSALEEILGEMFEAGLVLDAALAGSVAQRRLMWEIREAAAEISVNTKPLVINDLCLPVDQIETFLSRAEARLKPIDPGVTSCTVSHLGDGNVHYTIYPSAQALCDPLMEAVEDIVQDMRGSFSAEHGIGLGKLSSMQRRKDPVALEMMRAVKAAFDPKGILNPGKTLP, from the coding sequence ATGGACCTCATAGAGCGCCTGCGCGCGATCACACCGCATGTTTTGACCGGGCCTGACGCCCTGCCCTATGGCCGCGACTGGGTTGGCAAATATGTGACCACGCCTTTGGCCGTGGTGCGTCCGAACACGACCGCCGAGGTTTCCGCCATCATGGCGCTGGCGCATGACACAGCCACGCCCGTTGTGCCGATGGGCGGCAACACCGGGTTGACCGGCGCAACCGCCGCCGAGGGCGCATTGGTCCTCTCGCTGGAGCGGATGAACCGTATTCGCGATATTCGCCCAGAGGCCCGGATCGCCGTGGTTGAGGCCGGGGTGATCCTGCAAGAGTTGCACATCGCCGCCGAGGCACAGGGGCTGAGCTACCCGATGACATTTGGCGCCAAAGGATCGGCGCGGATCGGCGGCACATTGGCAACCAACGCAGGTGGTTCCAATGTTTTGCGCTATGGCAACACTCGCGATCTTTGCCTTGGGCTTGAGGTGGTCTTGGCCGATGGGCGTGTGCTTGATCTGATGAGCGAGCTGCACAAGGACAATTCCGGCTATGACCTGCGCGATCTGATGATTGGCGCAGAGGGCACATTGGGCGTGATCACTGCCGCCGTGTTGAAACTCACCCCCCTGCCGCAGGCCTATGCCACCGCCATGGTCACCGTCCCTTCACTGCCGGATGCGTTGCAGCTTTTGAACCGGTTGCAAGAACACACCGGCGGCATGGTCGAGGCGTTTGAATATATGCCGCGCGATTATATGGCCCGTCTGGCGCAGTTTCGCGCCGATCTGATGCCGCCTTTGGGGCATGATGTGGATCACACGATTTTCTTGGAAATCGCCTCCACCGTGCCGCGCGATTGTACCGTGGATGACACCGGCCAAGTGCCGCTTGTAAGCGCGCTGGAAGAGATATTGGGCGAGATGTTCGAGGCGGGCTTGGTGTTAGACGCAGCTTTGGCCGGGTCCGTGGCACAGCGCCGTTTGATGTGGGAGATTCGCGAAGCCGCGGCGGAGATCTCGGTCAACACCAAGCCTTTGGTGATCAATGATCTCTGCCTTCCGGTCGATCAGATCGAAACCTTCCTCAGCCGTGCTGAGGCGCGCCTGAAACCAATTGATCCCGGTGTGACATCGTGCACGGTCAGCCATCTGGGCGATGGCAATGTCCATTATACGATCTACCCGTCCGCTCAGGCGCTGTGCGACCCGTTGATGGAGGCGGTGGAGGACATCGTCCAAGACATGCGCGGCAGTTTTTCCGCCGAACATGGCATCGGTTTGGGCAAGCTGAGCTCAATGCAACGGCGCAAAGACCCGGTGGCCTTGGAGATGATGCGAGCGGTGAAAGCGGCGTTTGATCCGAAAGGGATTTTGAACCCCGGCAAGACCCTGCCCTAG